Below is a window of Plasmodium sp. gorilla clade G2 genome assembly, chromosome: 14 DNA.
CATTTTGGTATTCTTAGTAAATCAGAAAAACAATCACAATTAAGATCCTTTTCAGTTCTTtcagaaaatgaagaaaatatttttacatgtTCTACTAATGgacaatttatattaaatttatcaGTAGGAGAAAAAAGAACTATTAATTGCCCATCAAATTGCAATAAAATAAGGGACAAAATATATGGAACTAATATTTATAGTCCTATATCAGTATTATGTAAAGCTGCAATACATTCAGGCGCTTTATCGAATCAAGGTGGTATAGTAGAAATTATTGTAGGCACAGGACAAGAAGAATTTAAAGGATCcacacaaaataatatagaatcattttcttcaaatAATCATAGTAGATCAATAACATTTAACAAACATGTGGAATTATAAAGCACAatgtaatttattatatatatatatatattgaaatgtttatatgctaaatacatttattttccTAAAAAATTCgcatttttccttttattttattatataagacgtaatttttttcttattcttcatattcattttttaaatagcttcaaaaaaaaaaaaaaaaaatcattacATAaacgaaatatatataaatgaaaaaaaatatatatatttttactattttttaaaggtataaaagaattacattttatagaatgtatatatttctaaataatttattacttatgaaaaataaataaataaatatatatatatatataattaatatagttttaataattataacaaaaaatattatatataacatatttttaaaatcttTCCAATTCACAAATGTTGTCacattaattaataaaaaagaaaaaagttattttactttttttttttgtttttcttagataaatattattatatatatattatatatatataatattatttatttatattatatttatattctcatcaagaaaaaaaaaatttacatataatttaagcccttatataaaatatatataatatatatatatatatatatatatatatatatgtaattacaAACATCAagttttctatatatatatataaaatttatatgttatttttaaaatatatacataatagaatatattatatattattatttaaaaaagttatatttatatgtaaaatatatattcataacaaattatacatatatatataatatatataattataaattcaaaaaaaaaaaaaaaaaagaagtaaTAATCGATTTATGAAATATttccattttataaaaaaatacaaacaaGTAGAttcatttgttatatttacgaacatagaaaaaaaaaaaaaaaaaaaaaaaaaagaaaaacctttattttatttatgttttgtataaattatatgtatataataatatgtataatattattaaaacaaaaatattgaaaaataatataaattaattttttttttttttttttccccaaacaacagatatatatatatatatatatatatatatatatatatatatatatatatatataataactatattattatatataatacatattgttgaaaaatatttttcctttaatatatatatttttttttttccttttgaatgaaaaaaaaaattatatttcatgTTTATAAAGTTGACATACATTATTAGAACCCCTCATTTgttgtaatttatttttatataacctTATTATTaccttataataataaaaaaaatatatatatatataaatatatataatgacaGGTATGTGAAAACatagaatattataaaaatagatatatatgaGAATATTTCAGTACAAAATggaaattttaatttatgattatataatatatataaatatatatttaatttgtaCCTTTTTGTGAATTAATAAAGATTTATCAATCTTTATAATAGTgcaacatataatatatatatatatatacatatatatgtattttttttatttaataccCCTTTCATTGAATTGTTTCATATACTTATTTTGATTTGTTTTGCCACTTTATAGACTCTTTTAGGGGCGGATCAGGGAATTTTAAGAGGAACAGCAGTAATTTTGGAAAGGGAAATAATAACCCCGTACGTAAAGGAAGTAATTGGAAAGGTTTCAATGGTGGTCGAGGAGGAGGTGGAGGAAGAGGTGGTGGAGGCGGAAGAGGTGGAGGAGGTGGAGGAAGAGGCGGAGGAGGCGGAAGAGGTGGTGGTGGAAGAGGAAATAAAGATAGAAAGagttttaaaaaagataataaatctGGAAAAGTAATTGTAGTACCTCATAGATTTCCAggtgtttatttattaaaaggaAAATCAGATATATTAGTTACGAAAAATTTAGTTCCTGGAGAAAGTGTATATGGTGAAAAAAGATATGAAGTAATGACAGAAGATGAGAAAATAGAATATAGAGTATGGAATCCATTTAGATCTAAATTAGGTGCATGTTTAATGGGAGGTGTAGGGAATATGCCTATAAAACCAGGATGtaaagttttatatttagGTGCAGCAAATGGTACTTCTGTTTCTCATGTTTCTGATATGGTAGGTGATGAAGGTGTTGTTTATGCTGTTGAATTTTCTCATAGGTCAGGTAGAGATTTAACAAATATGTCTAAAAAGAGATCAAATATTGTTCCAATTGTAGAAGATGCAAGACAACCAACTAAATATAGAATGCTTGTAGATATGGTAGATGTTGTTTTTGCTGATGTCGCACAACCTGATCAAGCTCGTATCGTTGCTATTAATGCAcatatgtttttaaaaacagGAGGATggtttattatttctattaaaGCTAATTGTGTTGATTCCACTGCTAAACCAGAAGTCGTATTTGCATCTGAAATGGAaaagttaaaaaaagaaaattgtaaaccaaaagaaaaattaacaCTTGAGCCATTCCACCGTCATCATGCTATAGTTTTGGGAATGTATCGATAAAAAGGAATCTTAAAATTATagagataaataaaaaggtgGACACAactaaaatattatatatatatatatttatatgtgaagacctttttattttttaaatttattatatgtataataatttcatgtgtatataattaatgataaattcaaagaaaatatataaactctattatatatttatatatttctcttttgaacttatatatatattttatgttattacttgtttttcgtttttttattatgttaaaTTAATTCagatcatttttattttcatgatTTATTTCTAATTAAAtcttttatatgaataatttttagTTATTcgtaaaaaaattaagtattatatatattatttttttttattttttttgcctaattgtttaaaaaaaaataaaaagacatatattttataatttttattattacattgatatatatatatatatatatatatatatatgttcatatgGTTTCCTCTTGGTAagcttatattatatatattaaatatacatttaaagccttgtataatataataaagtaaataattttttttttttttttttttaaaacaaattataaaattttaagaaaaaaaataaacattttaaaataaagaatttcttttcttaatcaaaaaattatataaaataataatatattaatttgcatatttattttatgatatacacacatatatatatcgaaataaaaattattaacaaaaaaataagaaaaattataaaaattaaattatgaaaaattaaaattagaatgacaaaaaaaaaaaaaatatatatatatatataacaatataaaatataaaatataaaataatcattacatatacatataactaatagttatatattaaccattaattattataaatatatatatatatatatatatatatattatctttattataattagatAATTTCATACGGTTGCATTTCTATGATAAATTAAGCACAacattgttatatatacaatatattattcataaacaaatatgaatacatatacatatatatattataatttttttaaaaatttgtttgatataatattagaCGTTAAAACTACTaacataagaaaaataataactaGTGTAATTCTACAACACCATGTTACCTGAGAATGTTTCTTCAtaacttttttaatttctacATTTACCTCTTTAACATTGTCTTGTGTTTTTTCTGTTTGTTCATGTAAATTTAAGATGATTTCATTTTGCTCTTCAGCTTTTTGAGTTAATATAACAGTGTTAGCTCCTATTTTATCTATCACTTCAcctatttttaaaatatcttcGTTAAATTGCTTGTCTCTTTCTTTCCATCTATTTATGACTACTAAGTCATCTTCATCATGAGATATATCACTCGTGTCcttttctaaaaaaaaaaaaaagtaaagcatatatataatacattcacatgtatattatttatatatatattaaattattcatGGTGAAGAGGGTATacaaatttatattcttctatTTCGATTgccaatatataaatataaatatatatatatatattttttctttcttactATTCAATTTAGGTTTATTCttaatatcattaaaatTAACTACGTATGTATTTTTGATTTCATCATAATTACTTAATTTTTTACATTCATACATTTGTCTTTTCAATAATTCAAACgtttcatttttatctaataattcttcttttgaaaaattatatttttgttttaattgtttatttaatatatcttctaattttataaaatatgtttctACGTTTttcatattgttatatataatatttcctcTTTTAATAACTTCCATATTGTTTCCATGTATTTTCTGCATACTTTCTTTTTCTCTTATACATTTTCTAGTTTcatctaatatatttaaaatgtgTAATTTTAAATCATTATATGGATCaacatatttctttatatcttcatttttttcatcgcATATTTGTGTTTTGTTTTTCAAGTCTTCTAATttgttctttatattttttaactcACTGTTATCACGTTTTTCATCATGTTCCTCTTTCTTCTTATGTTTAGCCATTATTAAAATCTATACACATATAACAGATTTATtaacacatatacatataatattaaaaaatatatatatatggaatatatatataattataattttaaaacataataaaaatgataatatacaaTCATGTattaaattcaaaaaaaaaaaaaattaatatgtcataatattattatttcatatattatgcAACCCTCTTCtcttttgaaaaaaaaatatataaataaacatgcAATGttcaaaaaacaaaattaaaaaaaaaagaaaaactaaTATCCATATAAAccaatatttcttttcacCCACTAATACAAAATTcaaagaacatatatatatatatatatatatataaagggaccaaaaaaataaaatatgaggTTACagtttataatatttcttttcttcttcttttttttttttttttattatttgtttttctaCATATAAGCagaattatacatattagtATACTTATTAAtaatcaatatattatagaaaagaaatataaaatgaaataaatgaatataatattaaaattttttttcaaatgaaTCACCTTCCCcctaaaataaaaaaaaaaaaaaaaaaaaaaaaaacacagcTAAcctttttatcatataatatatatataataatgttatgtttgtatattttatgtaaaaacaaaaaaaaatttatacattattttacataaaataatataaatattgcataaaaaaaaggacatttacaaaaaaaatatatatatatatatatatatatatttatttatatatatatatatatatatatatatataatacatacttatgaattaataatatatatacaaatattatatatatgtatatatagatcatatatattaataatatattagtacccccgaaaaaaaaaaaaaaattacatttcatattaacttttttttttttcgtataCAAAAATTGAGTCCaacataaaattaattaattaataaaatatacaaacattttatatgaatttattttttatttatatttatatttttattcccCGCCGTATTTTaccataattatttttactaatattataatatatatattatatatatattatattatagaatttagtaaaataattatatatttttataataatatttgttatGTTAATTTAAAGATACTTTACTACTTTTAtgtaaatagaaaaaaatataaagtatatcaaaatataacgtttatattttttttaattttttaattatgagCTTTTATATgcaaacatttttttattcctttttttaaaaaatgacaagctagaaaaaaatattttttttatctgaATTTTCTGTTAAAGAAAATATCCCATTATACATTAATtggaaataaatgaaaatataaaaaataaaataattaaaaaaaaaaaaaaaaaaaaaaaaatgtatgatGAGTTATATGGAATATGTtaacttttatataatatcaaaataaaagTGAAGCAATATTTTCCCCcataatatttcaaaattttcacctgtatatttttatatttgtaacaTAGCAGAAAATGATTTATTAGAGTTAGCTTATTTTCATTCCATTTCATATCTttgcttatatatatatatatatatatatatatatatatatattttaattgtgtaaacatttttttttttttattaattgtcCATAATTTTAgactatataaaaaataaaaaaactacccatatatatatatatttttgtctgTAGtacattacatatatttttatatattattttctttagctattatatgtttttacaATTCACATAGTTTCTATTCATGTCTATTACATTATATACAactgtttttatatttttctttataggaagattataatatgaatatatttattttcattcagCGCagattaaaataaaatgagatatataatatttatttttgtatgaatatgtatatgtaaatgagtatatattatgtatatgtgttgaatatgtataaattaatgaacatataaatatatgtatatatttgatgTTAATTCTATAatagtttatttatttaatcttTTGACTAAATATactattaatttatatatatatatttttttacatttggataattaaaaataaccAAATTTAATAAgttaaatttaaattttttttttttttttttcttatttttttatttcagttctaaaaaataaaaatattaaaaataaaatataatggataaaaataataatacagatAATACAACAACATGCGCACCCGCTGAAAAAAACGACTCATATCAAAATGATTTAAACAATAAAGAGgtctataattattattattataataacctAAATGACGGAATGGGGACTAATAGAAtagcatataataatataccttgtgaaaataattatgatggtaatagaaatattcaaaattattataactataattatccttatataaataataaagatcaTGTTGCATATAATACATCAGGGCAATATATGatgaattataattatatggatACAGGATATTATCatatgaacaataataataatatgtttaataataCTTTAAATTCTTTTGTTAATAAAACAGGAGATGTTATTTCTCCATATCATGCTCATAATATGTATCCAAATTCTCAGTTagcattaaaatataaattaagtACTAATACTTTATCGAATAATGCTATTCCTACATCaaatacaaattatataaatgatgaaaaaaaaaattgtctAGAAATGACTAATACCACTACATATAATGTTAATACATTgttaagaaataatattttatcctCAGAATATTTCAAATCATTAATCCCaataaaaacatttaaaGAAGTACTTGATGAAATTCATTCTTATGCTGATCATGTAGAACCATATTGTATTGGAAGTAATAGAGCACCATCAACTCTTTTCTGTTGTCTTTATAAGTTTTTTACAATGCACTTATCTGAAAAGCAGGTAAGGCACAaatcacacatatatatatatatatatatatatatatatatatatatttatatatttatattttatttttttagctAAAAAGTTtaattgaaaataaagaCTCTTGTTATATAAGGGCTTGTggatttttatatttgagaTATGTCCATTCTCCAGccaatgtaaaaaaaaaaaaaaaaaatgaaaaatttatatataacaaatgcacatatatatgtaaataaatatgtacacAAATtcatgtacatatatataaaacattatgtaccttttttttttttaatttaaaaatttttttttttttttttttttttgaattttagCTATGGATGTGGTTTGAACCATATCTGTTGGAAGAAGATGAATTTTCTATTTCAGCTGACAAAAGAAGGAAAGTAACAATAGGAGAGTATGTACAAAGTTTATTATCAGATgacaaatattttaatacaggtatattcattatgataatataaatatatataattatatgtacatatatatttgtgtggATATTTTGTTGGTATAATTTTATagtatcatataaaaatataattacataaaatatgaatCCTTTTacctaattttttattatgtttttcattttcttattttttttcattttattgttttttagTTTTACCAAGATTACctataaaaattaagaatGTATACGGAGCACGtttaattattatagatGACCATAGGAGGcgattaaaaaagaataaagaaaatattgcAAAATTTTTAAAGGGGGAGCCCGTTTTAGCTTATATAAAGTAAAAttctacaaatatatatatatatatatatatatatatgtgcacatatttatatatatatatttttttttttttttattttattattttttagcGGGGAATGGGAAAAAGGAGAAATAGGAGGTGTCGTAAATCACGGCAAGGATAAATTTTTTGTACGCCTAAGAGAAATTGATGGAAACGAAAAGCTAGTTAATATCGGATACGTAAAATTAGAAGGGAAAGATAAACATAAAGAAAGAGATATACAAAAACATAGAAGCAGAGATAGAAGTACTAGTGTAAGTGAAAGGAAAAGAAGAAGACGAAGAAGAAATAGTAGTAGTAGAAGCAATAGTAGAAGAAAATCAAGACATAGTAGAAGCAATAGTAGTAGAAGAAGATCAAGACATAGTAGAAGTAGTAGTagaagaaaaaggaaaaggaGACAAAGAAATGAAAGTAGAAGTAGTAGTAGAACAAGACGAAGAAGTCATAATCGTAGTCATAAGAGAAATTCAAGTCATGAAAAAGATTATAGTATTGATAAATATTCAAGTCGTAGTCATAGTAGaagtaaaagaagaaaacatAGTAGTAAACATTCTTCACATTATAAATCACATAATAACCATCGTGATAGGTCattagataaatataataatagatcATCAGAAGAACATGAGTCATAtagaagtaaaaaaaaaagaaatggaTCTGTTTCTAGATCTTCATCGAGAAGTACAAGATATAGAAAAGACAAATATGAGAAAACAGAAGATGAATTAATTAgtagatttaaaaaattggAAAGTCAAAAAGCTTTGGCAACAGGAAAAGATTATGCTCGTAGACCAACATCTTATAAATCATCTCTTTCTTTAAAAGTAGATAA
It encodes the following:
- a CDS encoding fibrillarin, putative, which translates into the protein MTDSFRGGSGNFKRNSSNFGKGNNNPVRKGSNWKGFNGGRGGGGGRGGGGGRGGGGGGRGGGGGRGGGGRGNKDRKSFKKDNKSGKVIVVPHRFPGVYLLKGKSDILVTKNLVPGESVYGEKRYEVMTEDEKIEYRVWNPFRSKLGACLMGGVGNMPIKPGCKVLYLGAANGTSVSHVSDMVGDEGVVYAVEFSHRSGRDLTNMSKKRSNIVPIVEDARQPTKYRMLVDMVDVVFADVAQPDQARIVAINAHMFLKTGGWFIISIKANCVDSTAKPEVVFASEMEKLKKENCKPKEKLTLEPFHRHHAIVLGMYR
- a CDS encoding pre-mRNA-splicing factor 38B, putative; this translates as MDKNNNTDNTTTCAPAEKNDSYQNDLNNKEVYNYYYYNNLNDGMGTNRIAYNNIPCENNYDGNRNIQNYYNYNYPYINNKDHVAYNTSGQYMMNYNYMDTGYYHMNNNNNMFNNTLNSFVNKTGDVISPYHAHNMYPNSQLALKYKLSTNTLSNNAIPTSNTNYINDEKKNCLEMTNTTTYNVNTLLRNNILSSEYFKSLIPIKTFKEVLDEIHSYADHVEPYCIGSNRAPSTLFCCLYKFFTMHLSEKQLKSLIENKDSCYIRACGFLYLRYVHSPANLWMWFEPYLLEEDEFSISADKRRKVTIGEYVQSLLSDDKYFNTVLPRLPIKIKNVYGARLIIIDDHRRRLKKNKENIAKFLKGEPVLAYINGEWEKGEIGGVVNHGKDKFFVRLREIDGNEKLVNIGYVKLEGKDKHKERDIQKHRSRDRSTSVSERKRRRRRRNSSSRSNSRRKSRHSRSNSSRRRSRHSRSSSRRKRKRRQRNESRSSSRTRRRSHNRSHKRNSSHEKDYSIDKYSSRSHSRSKRRKHSSKHSSHYKSHNNHRDRSLDKYNNRSSEEHESYRSKKKRNGSVSRSSSRSTRYRKDKYEKTEDELISRFKKLESQKALATGKDYARRPTSYKSSLSLKVDNIPIRRRSRSRSPRRIDNRVVVQVVHTDKTNNENNTSENLKLKELMKKYNKDDKNDELKMNNSNLEEMDIMTLG